A single Methylobacterium sp. 17Sr1-1 DNA region contains:
- the ahcY gene encoding adenosylhomocysteinase produces MPSNTDYIVKDIALADFGRKEIAIAETEMPGLMAVREEYAASQPLKGAKIAGSLHMTIQTAVLIETLKALGADIRWVSCNIYSTQDHAAAAIAAAGIPVFAIKGETLKDYWDYTAKLFEWHDGGMPNMILDDGGDATMFVHLGLRAENGDTAFLDKPGSEEEEIFFALLKRMLAEKPKGWFAGLAESIKGVSEETTTGVHRLYLLAKEGKLLFPAINVNDAVTKSKFDNLYGCRESLVDGIRRGTDVMMAGKVAMVAGFGDVGKGSAASLRNAGCRVLVSEVDPICALQAAMEGYEVTTMEDAAPRADIFVTATGNKDVITLDHMRAMKDRAIVCNIGHFDNEIQVAGLKNLKWQNIKPQVDEIEFADGHRIILLSEGRLVNLGNAMGHPSFVMSASFTNQTLAQIELWTNPGKYEKKVYTLPKALDEKVAALHLEKIGVKLTKLREDQAAYIGVKQSGPFKPDHYRY; encoded by the coding sequence ATGCCGAGCAACACGGACTACATCGTCAAGGACATCGCCCTGGCCGATTTCGGCCGCAAGGAGATCGCGATCGCCGAGACCGAGATGCCCGGCCTGATGGCCGTGCGCGAGGAATACGCCGCGAGCCAGCCGCTGAAGGGCGCCAAGATCGCCGGCTCGCTGCACATGACGATCCAGACCGCGGTGCTGATCGAGACCCTGAAGGCTCTCGGCGCCGACATCCGCTGGGTCTCGTGCAACATCTACTCGACCCAGGACCACGCCGCCGCCGCGATCGCCGCCGCCGGCATCCCGGTCTTCGCCATCAAGGGCGAGACCCTGAAGGATTACTGGGACTACACCGCCAAGCTGTTCGAGTGGCATGACGGCGGCATGCCGAACATGATCCTCGACGACGGCGGCGACGCCACGATGTTCGTGCATCTCGGCCTGCGCGCCGAGAACGGCGATACCGCCTTCCTCGACAAGCCGGGCTCGGAGGAAGAGGAGATCTTCTTCGCGCTCCTGAAGCGCATGCTGGCCGAGAAGCCGAAGGGCTGGTTCGCGGGCTTGGCCGAGTCGATCAAGGGCGTCTCGGAGGAGACCACCACCGGCGTGCACCGCCTGTACCTGCTCGCCAAGGAGGGCAAGCTCCTCTTCCCGGCGATCAACGTCAACGACGCGGTCACCAAGTCGAAGTTCGACAACCTCTACGGCTGCCGCGAATCGCTGGTCGACGGCATCCGCCGCGGCACCGACGTGATGATGGCCGGCAAGGTCGCGATGGTCGCGGGCTTCGGCGACGTCGGCAAGGGCTCGGCCGCCAGCTTGCGCAACGCCGGCTGTCGCGTGCTGGTCTCCGAGGTCGATCCGATCTGCGCGCTCCAGGCCGCGATGGAGGGCTACGAGGTCACCACCATGGAGGATGCCGCGCCGCGCGCCGACATCTTCGTGACCGCGACCGGCAACAAGGACGTCATCACCCTCGACCACATGCGGGCGATGAAGGACCGGGCGATCGTCTGCAACATCGGCCACTTCGACAACGAGATCCAGGTCGCGGGTCTCAAGAACCTGAAGTGGCAGAACATCAAGCCGCAGGTCGACGAGATCGAGTTCGCCGACGGCCACCGTATCATCCTCCTGTCGGAGGGCCGCCTGGTGAACCTCGGCAACGCCATGGGCCACCCGTCCTTCGTGATGTCGGCCTCCTTCACCAACCAGACCTTGGCCCAGATCGAGCTCTGGACCAACCCGGGCAAGTACGAGAAGAAGGTCTACACCCTGCCCAAGGCCCTCGACGAGAAGGTCGCGGCGCTGCATCTCGAGAAGATCGGCGTCAAGCTGACCAAGCTGCGCGAGGACCAGGCCGCCTATATCGGCGTCAAGCAGAGCGGCCCGTTCAAGCCCGACCACTACCGTTACTAA
- a CDS encoding class I SAM-dependent methyltransferase, giving the protein MTDLALSRPGVYGHPPADLAEVAHDALQLSPLVPGGTALDELVPGSLPGLTMLAPPGTLERRHVLALGLRALAPGAPLTVLAPKDRGGSRLGRELSAFGCRLDESAKSHHRIVRTVRPDAPTGLDEAIGEGAPRRLDELGLWTQPGIFSWNRIDPGTALLIETLPVLSGRGADLGCGLGILAHAVLASPKVTALALVDNDRRAVEASRRNVDDPRVTVTWADARAADAVPERLDFVVMNPPFHDGGTEDRALGQAFIRRAAAALRPGGTLWLTANTHLPYEATLGEVFREVTQRAAAQGYKIHEARK; this is encoded by the coding sequence GTGACCGACCTCGCTCTCTCCCGGCCGGGCGTCTACGGCCACCCGCCCGCCGACCTCGCCGAGGTGGCGCACGACGCCCTGCAGCTCTCGCCGCTCGTGCCCGGCGGCACCGCCCTGGACGAGCTGGTCCCGGGCTCGCTCCCCGGCCTGACCATGCTGGCTCCGCCCGGCACCCTGGAGCGCCGCCACGTGCTGGCCTTGGGGCTCCGGGCGCTCGCGCCCGGGGCGCCGCTGACCGTGCTCGCTCCGAAGGACCGGGGCGGCTCGCGGCTCGGCCGCGAACTCTCGGCCTTCGGCTGCCGCCTCGACGAGAGCGCCAAGAGCCACCACCGCATCGTCCGCACGGTGCGGCCCGACGCGCCGACCGGGCTCGACGAGGCGATCGGCGAGGGTGCACCGCGGCGCCTCGACGAGCTCGGCCTGTGGACGCAGCCGGGCATCTTCTCGTGGAACCGGATCGATCCCGGCACCGCCCTGCTGATCGAGACCCTGCCCGTCCTGTCCGGACGCGGCGCCGATCTCGGCTGCGGCCTCGGCATCCTCGCCCACGCCGTGCTGGCCTCGCCCAAGGTGACCGCCCTCGCCCTGGTCGACAACGATCGCCGGGCCGTCGAGGCGTCGCGGCGCAACGTCGACGATCCGCGCGTGACGGTGACATGGGCCGATGCCCGCGCGGCCGACGCCGTGCCCGAGCGCCTCGACTTCGTGGTGATGAACCCGCCCTTCCATGACGGCGGCACCGAGGACCGGGCGCTCGGCCAGGCCTTCATCCGCCGCGCCGCGGCGGCGTTGCGGCCGGGCGGGACGCTGTGGCTCACCGCCAACACCCATCTGCCCTACGAGGCGACCCTGGGGGAGGTGTTTCGCGAGGTGACGCAGCGGGCCGCCGCGCAGGGCTACAAGATCCATGAGGCGCGCAAGTGA
- a CDS encoding GNAT family N-acetyltransferase, which produces MIPDFSIRPLHDLGPVLTLNTAHAAETSHLDEAALRALIDQAFLATAVTGPEGLAAFLIALDQDARYASPNFRWFQARYPRFVYVDRIVTAPAQRGRGLARALYEDLFARADAAGHGRIACEVNRVPPNPGSDAFHAALGFTEVGSAAIHDGAKTVRYLLRETAR; this is translated from the coding sequence ATGATCCCCGATTTCTCCATTCGTCCGCTGCACGATCTAGGCCCAGTTCTCACCCTCAACACCGCCCACGCCGCCGAAACCTCCCACCTCGACGAGGCGGCGCTCCGCGCCCTCATCGACCAGGCCTTCCTCGCCACCGCCGTCACCGGCCCCGAGGGTCTCGCCGCCTTCCTGATCGCCCTCGACCAGGACGCCCGCTACGCCAGCCCCAATTTCCGCTGGTTCCAGGCCCGCTACCCGCGCTTCGTGTACGTCGACCGGATCGTCACCGCGCCGGCGCAGCGCGGCCGCGGGCTGGCGCGTGCCCTCTACGAGGACCTGTTCGCCCGCGCTGACGCCGCCGGCCACGGGCGGATCGCCTGCGAGGTCAACCGCGTGCCGCCCAACCCCGGTTCCGACGCCTTCCACGCCGCCCTCGGTTTCACGGAGGTCGGCTCGGCCGCGATCCATGATGGGGCGAAGACCGTGCGCTACCTCCTGCGCGAGACCGCCCGGTGA
- a CDS encoding adenylate/guanylate cyclase domain-containing protein has product MSTGTATFWIIIAAVSASFGALHGLLFSDGPNVPGMLYGTCIGVLAIAYERGVFLAGYSERLRRLPTLAYFAAAEISLVLVIVVGMGLTGLALWTLGIVDKPLMGAITPKLSTIPFALAMSAIIVSVLRVRDLIGAATFVNLILGRYHRPVREERVFLFLDLAGSTAYAERHGDIAAQELLTAVFSAIAEPVRRYRGQVDDYIGDQVIVSWPLARGVEQARCVACVFAIRRALDADRDGWLARFGLVPELRTALHGGSVVTAEVGVDRHKIAYFGDVMNATARLEGLCRETRRDVLISEAVLGQLPLLPEGITVEALGSYRLRGRSETMAVHALADRRRPRLVGARAEVEADRRAGRLYAALRG; this is encoded by the coding sequence ATGTCGACCGGCACCGCGACCTTCTGGATCATCATCGCGGCCGTCAGCGCCTCGTTCGGGGCCCTGCACGGCCTGCTGTTCAGCGACGGGCCGAATGTCCCAGGGATGCTCTACGGGACGTGCATCGGCGTGCTCGCCATCGCGTATGAGCGCGGGGTCTTCCTCGCCGGCTACAGCGAGCGTCTGCGGCGGCTGCCCACCCTGGCCTATTTCGCGGCCGCCGAGATCAGCCTGGTGCTGGTCATCGTCGTCGGCATGGGGCTGACGGGACTGGCGCTCTGGACGCTCGGCATCGTGGACAAGCCCCTGATGGGAGCGATCACGCCGAAGCTCTCGACCATTCCGTTCGCGCTGGCGATGTCGGCGATCATCGTCTCGGTCCTGCGCGTGCGCGACCTGATCGGGGCTGCGACCTTCGTGAACCTCATCCTCGGGCGCTACCACCGCCCGGTCCGGGAGGAACGCGTCTTCCTGTTCCTCGACCTCGCCGGGTCGACGGCCTATGCGGAGCGGCACGGCGACATCGCCGCGCAGGAACTGCTGACCGCGGTGTTCTCCGCGATCGCGGAGCCGGTGCGCCGCTACCGCGGCCAGGTCGACGACTATATCGGCGATCAGGTCATCGTCTCCTGGCCGCTCGCGCGCGGTGTCGAACAGGCGCGGTGCGTCGCCTGCGTCTTCGCGATCCGCCGCGCCCTCGACGCCGACCGGGACGGCTGGCTCGCCCGCTTCGGCCTGGTGCCCGAATTGCGCACGGCCCTCCACGGCGGCAGCGTGGTGACGGCCGAGGTCGGCGTCGACCGGCACAAGATCGCGTATTTCGGCGACGTCATGAACGCGACCGCCCGGCTCGAAGGCCTGTGCCGGGAGACCCGGAGGGACGTGCTGATCTCGGAGGCGGTCCTCGGCCAGTTGCCGCTCCTGCCCGAGGGCATCACGGTCGAGGCGCTCGGGTCGTACCGGCTGCGGGGGCGGAGCGAGACGATGGCGGTGCACGCGCTCGCCGACCGGCGCAGGCCGCGGCTCGTCGGTGCGCGCGCGGAGGTCGAGGCCGATCGCCGGGCAGGGCGGCTTTACGCGGCCCTGCGCGGCTGA
- a CDS encoding ABC transporter substrate-binding protein, whose product MRHASLSRRQLIAGASALAALGPTGAVLAEGTASGSLTYGISLFDLPLTTGQPDRGAGGYQFTGLTLYDPLVAWELDVADRPGKLVPGLATSWESDAADRRNWVFRLREGVKFHDGSAFDADAVIWNFDKVLDAKAPHYDQRQASQVRPRLPSVASYKKLDAMTVQVTTKAVDALFPYQMLWFLISSPAQYEAVGRDWTKFAFQPSGTGPYRLAALVPRVRLELVPNTTYWNPKRMPRLAKLTLACMPEDLSRANALLSGNADLIELPAPDAVPRLKGAGMRVTGNDTPHVWNYHLSMLEGSPWRDLRLRKAANLAIDREGVAALMGGLATPAVGQVQPSSPWFGKPGFQIKYDVDAARKLMKEAGYSVQNPLRTKFIIPTGGSGQMLSLPINEFVQQSWAEIGIALEFQAVELEVAYTGWRQGAADPSMKGITGGNIAYVTSDPLYAILRFYDSKQVAPTGVNWSHYRNPEVDKLCDAVRASFDPAEQDRMLARIHEIVVDDAVQVWVVHDTNPHALSAKVKGYTQAQHWFQDLTTLG is encoded by the coding sequence ATGCGTCATGCCTCCCTCTCGCGCCGCCAGCTCATCGCCGGCGCCTCGGCCCTCGCGGCGCTGGGACCCACCGGCGCCGTTCTGGCTGAAGGGACGGCGTCCGGCAGCCTGACCTACGGCATCTCGCTGTTCGACCTGCCGCTCACCACCGGCCAGCCCGACCGGGGTGCGGGCGGCTACCAGTTCACCGGGCTCACCCTCTACGATCCGCTGGTCGCCTGGGAGCTCGACGTCGCCGACCGGCCGGGCAAGCTGGTGCCCGGGCTCGCCACCTCGTGGGAGAGCGACGCCGCGGACCGCCGCAACTGGGTCTTCCGCCTGCGCGAGGGGGTCAAGTTCCACGATGGCTCGGCCTTCGACGCCGACGCGGTGATCTGGAACTTCGACAAGGTGCTCGACGCCAAGGCACCGCACTACGACCAGCGCCAGGCCTCGCAGGTGCGCCCGCGGCTGCCCTCGGTGGCGTCCTACAAGAAGCTCGACGCCATGACGGTGCAGGTCACCACCAAGGCGGTCGACGCGCTGTTTCCCTACCAGATGCTGTGGTTCCTGATCTCGTCGCCGGCGCAGTACGAGGCGGTGGGGCGCGACTGGACCAAGTTCGCCTTCCAGCCCTCCGGCACCGGGCCCTACCGCCTCGCCGCCCTGGTGCCGCGGGTGCGCCTGGAGCTCGTGCCGAACACGACCTACTGGAACCCCAAGCGCATGCCGCGGCTGGCGAAGCTCACGCTCGCCTGCATGCCGGAGGACCTGTCGCGGGCCAACGCCCTCCTGTCGGGCAATGCCGACCTGATCGAATTGCCCGCCCCCGACGCGGTGCCGCGGCTGAAGGGCGCCGGCATGCGGGTGACCGGCAACGACACGCCGCATGTCTGGAACTACCACCTGTCGATGCTGGAGGGCAGCCCGTGGCGCGACCTGCGCCTGCGCAAGGCCGCCAACCTCGCCATCGACCGCGAGGGCGTGGCGGCGCTGATGGGCGGGCTCGCGACGCCGGCGGTGGGCCAGGTGCAGCCGTCGAGCCCGTGGTTCGGCAAGCCGGGCTTCCAGATCAAGTACGACGTCGACGCGGCGCGCAAGCTGATGAAGGAGGCGGGCTACTCGGTGCAGAACCCGCTGCGCACCAAGTTCATCATCCCGACCGGCGGCTCGGGACAGATGCTGTCGCTGCCGATCAACGAGTTCGTGCAGCAATCCTGGGCCGAGATCGGCATCGCGCTCGAGTTCCAGGCGGTCGAGCTGGAGGTCGCCTATACCGGCTGGCGCCAGGGCGCCGCCGATCCGTCGATGAAGGGCATCACCGGCGGCAACATCGCCTACGTCACCTCGGACCCGCTCTACGCCATCCTGCGCTTCTACGATTCGAAGCAGGTCGCGCCGACCGGCGTGAACTGGAGCCACTACCGCAACCCGGAGGTGGACAAGCTGTGCGACGCGGTGCGGGCGAGCTTCGACCCGGCCGAGCAGGACAGGATGCTGGCGCGCATCCACGAGATCGTGGTCGACGACGCGGTGCAGGTCTGGGTCGTGCACGACACCAACCCGCACGCCCTCTCGGCCAAGGTGAAGGGGTACACCCAGGCGCAGCACTGGTTCCAGGATCTGACGACCCTGGGGTAA
- the tsaE gene encoding tRNA (adenosine(37)-N6)-threonylcarbamoyltransferase complex ATPase subunit type 1 TsaE has protein sequence MAERTPWEIVLPDESATEDLGRFLAEILRPGDLVALSGGLGGGKSTLARSIIREIVGDPELDVPSPTFTLLQPYEGRGGQAVVHADLYRLRGPDELVELGFDEMTERAIALVEWPDRLPPRHGPTLAIDLSLKPEFGDDARLARLIGGGGLGGRLMRARALRVLLDRSGWGEAERAHMQGDASSRSYERLTNPDGAKAVLMISPPKPDGPPVRDGKPYSAIVHLAESVHAFVAMDRGLRALGLSAPKILGEDLEAGLLILEDLGTEPVVDQNGPRPERYAEAVKVLARLHGTTLPGVLPVAEGRDHVLPPYDREALLFEAELLPEWYAPFVANIPLAPDAKAAFVAAWSDALEGLESEARTWTLRDYHSPNLIWLPERDGIERIGLIDFQDAVLGHPAYDVASLLQDARVDASAEFELRLLGLYARERKMRDAEFDMQGFARAYAVLGAQRATKILGIFARLDRRDGKPGYLAHLPRIEGYLARNLAHPALAGVRAWYAAHLPRLCPEP, from the coding sequence ATGGCCGAGCGCACACCCTGGGAGATCGTGCTGCCGGACGAGAGCGCGACCGAGGATCTCGGCCGCTTCCTCGCCGAGATCCTGCGGCCCGGCGACCTGGTGGCGCTCTCCGGCGGGCTCGGCGGCGGCAAGTCGACGCTGGCGCGCTCCATCATCCGCGAGATCGTCGGCGATCCCGAGCTCGACGTGCCGAGCCCGACCTTCACGCTCCTCCAGCCCTACGAGGGACGGGGCGGGCAGGCGGTCGTCCACGCCGACCTCTACCGCCTGCGCGGGCCCGACGAACTGGTCGAGCTCGGCTTCGACGAGATGACCGAGCGGGCGATCGCGCTGGTCGAGTGGCCCGACCGGCTGCCGCCACGCCACGGCCCGACGCTGGCCATCGACCTCTCCCTCAAGCCCGAATTCGGCGACGATGCGCGCCTCGCCCGCCTGATCGGCGGCGGGGGCCTCGGCGGCCGGCTGATGCGGGCCCGGGCGCTCCGCGTGCTGCTCGACCGCTCCGGCTGGGGCGAGGCCGAGCGGGCCCACATGCAGGGCGATGCGTCGAGCCGCTCCTACGAGCGCCTGACCAACCCGGACGGCGCAAAAGCGGTGCTGATGATCTCGCCGCCCAAGCCCGACGGGCCGCCCGTGCGGGACGGCAAGCCCTACAGCGCCATCGTCCACCTCGCCGAGAGCGTGCACGCCTTCGTGGCGATGGATCGCGGCCTGCGGGCCCTGGGGCTCAGCGCGCCGAAGATCCTCGGCGAGGACCTGGAGGCGGGGCTCCTGATCCTCGAGGACCTCGGCACCGAGCCGGTCGTCGACCAGAACGGGCCCCGGCCCGAGCGCTACGCCGAGGCCGTGAAGGTGCTGGCGCGCCTGCACGGCACGACCCTGCCCGGCGTGCTGCCGGTGGCCGAGGGCCGCGACCACGTCCTGCCGCCCTACGACCGCGAGGCGCTGCTGTTCGAGGCCGAGCTCCTGCCCGAATGGTACGCGCCCTTCGTCGCCAACATCCCGCTGGCGCCGGACGCCAAGGCCGCCTTCGTCGCCGCCTGGAGCGATGCGCTGGAAGGCCTCGAATCCGAGGCCCGGACCTGGACCCTGCGCGACTACCACTCGCCCAACCTGATCTGGCTGCCCGAGCGCGACGGGATTGAGCGCATCGGCCTGATCGACTTCCAGGACGCGGTCCTCGGCCACCCGGCCTATGACGTGGCCTCGCTGCTCCAGGACGCGCGGGTCGATGCCAGCGCCGAGTTCGAGCTGCGCCTGCTCGGCCTCTACGCCCGCGAACGCAAGATGCGGGATGCCGAGTTCGACATGCAGGGCTTCGCCCGCGCCTACGCGGTGCTGGGGGCCCAGCGCGCGACCAAGATCCTCGGCATCTTCGCCCGCCTCGACCGGCGCGACGGCAAGCCGGGCTACCTCGCCCACCTGCCGCGCATCGAGGGCTACCTCGCCCGCAACCTCGCCCATCCGGCGCTCGCCGGGGTGCGGGCCTGGTACGCCGCGCACCTGCCGCGCCTCTGCCCCGAACCGTGA
- a CDS encoding nucleotidyltransferase family protein, translating into MTDTPAPAVTRAFVLAAGLGKRMRPITVTTPKPLVEVAGKSLVDYALDRIAEAGIPEAVVNVHYLADLMEAHLVRRRSGPAITISDERDKLLETGGGVKKALPRLGPAPFMVLNSDSFWLEGPQPNLRRLVAAWDPERMDMLLLLASAATSLGYDGPGDFHMDKEGRLTRRAEREVSPFVYAGVAIVKPELFADTPEGSFSLNLLFDRAIAAERLFGLRLDGQWLHVGTPEALREAEERVRASATQP; encoded by the coding sequence ATGACCGACACACCTGCTCCCGCCGTGACGCGCGCCTTCGTGCTGGCCGCGGGCCTCGGCAAGCGCATGCGCCCGATCACCGTCACCACCCCGAAGCCCCTGGTCGAGGTCGCCGGCAAGTCGCTGGTCGACTACGCCCTCGACCGGATCGCCGAGGCCGGCATCCCGGAGGCGGTGGTCAACGTGCACTACCTCGCCGACCTGATGGAGGCGCACCTGGTGCGCCGCCGCTCGGGGCCGGCCATCACCATCTCGGACGAGCGCGACAAGCTGCTCGAGACCGGCGGCGGCGTGAAGAAGGCGCTCCCGCGTCTCGGCCCGGCGCCGTTCATGGTGCTGAACTCCGATTCGTTCTGGCTCGAAGGGCCGCAGCCGAACCTGCGCCGCCTCGTCGCCGCCTGGGACCCGGAGCGGATGGACATGCTCCTCCTCCTGGCCTCCGCCGCGACCAGCCTCGGCTATGACGGCCCGGGCGACTTCCACATGGACAAGGAGGGGCGCCTGACCCGCCGGGCCGAGCGCGAGGTCTCCCCCTTCGTCTATGCGGGCGTCGCGATCGTGAAGCCGGAACTGTTCGCCGACACGCCGGAGGGGTCGTTCTCCCTCAACCTCCTGTTCGACCGCGCCATCGCGGCCGAGCGCCTGTTCGGGCTGCGGCTCGACGGGCAGTGGCTCCATGTCGGCACGCCGGAGGCCCTGCGCGAGGCCGAGGAGCGGGTGCGGGCGAGCGCGACGCAGCCGTAG
- a CDS encoding pseudouridine synthase, whose amino-acid sequence MTGKAKVASVRLDRLLANLGYGSRREIQMLARAGKVVLDGSPLRDADQRIALDPDLPARLTVQAKPLDPLPGVALMLHKPLGVTCSHKEAGPLVYGLLPPRWRQREPALSTIGRLDKETSGLLLLTDDGALLHRIISPKASVSKRYQVTLDRPLRGDEGAIFSSGTLMLEGEEKPLLPVTLEVHEPTRAAVTLTEGRYHQVRRMFAAVGNHVAALHRDRIGALDLPADLEPEQYRVMGEGDVARVFGAA is encoded by the coding sequence ATGACCGGCAAGGCGAAGGTGGCGTCGGTCCGGCTCGACCGGCTGCTCGCCAATCTCGGCTACGGCTCGCGGCGCGAGATCCAGATGCTCGCCCGCGCCGGCAAGGTGGTGCTCGACGGCTCGCCCCTGCGCGACGCCGACCAGCGCATCGCCCTCGACCCGGATCTGCCGGCCCGCCTCACGGTCCAGGCCAAGCCCCTCGACCCGCTGCCCGGGGTGGCGCTGATGCTGCACAAGCCCCTCGGCGTCACCTGCTCGCACAAGGAGGCCGGCCCGCTGGTCTACGGGTTGCTGCCGCCGCGCTGGCGTCAGCGCGAGCCGGCCCTCTCCACGATCGGCCGCCTCGACAAGGAGACCTCCGGCCTCCTGCTGCTGACCGACGACGGGGCGCTGCTGCACCGGATCATCTCGCCGAAGGCCAGCGTCTCGAAGCGCTACCAGGTGACGCTGGATCGCCCCTTGCGCGGCGACGAGGGTGCGATCTTCTCCTCCGGCACGCTGATGCTGGAGGGAGAGGAGAAGCCGCTGCTGCCGGTGACCCTGGAGGTGCACGAGCCGACGCGCGCCGCCGTGACCCTGACGGAGGGGCGCTACCACCAGGTCCGGCGGATGTTCGCGGCGGTCGGCAACCACGTCGCGGCGTTGCACCGGGACCGGATCGGCGCGCTGGACCTGCCGGCGGACCTGGAGCCCGAGCAGTACCGGGTGATGGGGGAGGGGGATGTGGCGCGGGTGTTCGGGGCGGCGTGA